Part of the Roseobacter litoralis Och 149 genome, GCGATCCGTGACACCGTCGCCAAGGGCGGCAGCATTCTTTTCGTTGGCACCAAGCGTCAGGCGCAACAGCCCATCGCCGATGCTGCAGAAAAATGCGCACAATACTACATGAACCACCGTTGGTTGGGCGGCACGCTCACAAACTGGCAGACTGTTTCACAGTCGATCAACCGTCTGAAGGCAATCGATGAGCAATCAGAGCGTGGCTTTGAAGGTCTCACCAAGAAAGAGCGCCTCGGCATGGAGCGGGATCAAGGCAAATTGCAATCCTCGCTTGGTGGTATCCGCGAAATGGGCGGTCGCCCCGATCTGATCTTTGTGATCGACGTCAAGAAAGAGGCCTTGGCGGTTGCCGAAGCCAACAAGCTGGGCATTCCGGTTGTGGCCGTCGTCGATACAAACTGCCCGCCCGATGGCATTGATTACATCATTCCGGGCAATGACGACGCGTCCCGCGCGATCTCCTTGTACTGCGATCTGGCTGCACGCGCAGCCCTTGATGGCATGTCCGCTCAACTGGGTGCGGCAGGCGTTGATCTTGGTGCCATGGAAGAAGCCCCGGTCGAAGAGGCCGTAGCTGCTGAAGCGCCTGCCGAAGGTGCTGCCGAAGAAGCGCAGGCCTGAGTTTTAAACTCACGCACGACATATGGGGCAGGGCACACCTGCCCCAAAAATCCGAATAATTCCTAAAGGAGAACCTGAGATGGCGATTACGGCC contains:
- the rpsB gene encoding 30S ribosomal protein S2; amino-acid sequence: MALPEFSMRQLLEAGVHFGHQTQRWNPRMGPFIYGARNGIHIMDLTQTVPMLDQALQAIRDTVAKGGSILFVGTKRQAQQPIADAAEKCAQYYMNHRWLGGTLTNWQTVSQSINRLKAIDEQSERGFEGLTKKERLGMERDQGKLQSSLGGIREMGGRPDLIFVIDVKKEALAVAEANKLGIPVVAVVDTNCPPDGIDYIIPGNDDASRAISLYCDLAARAALDGMSAQLGAAGVDLGAMEEAPVEEAVAAEAPAEGAAEEAQA